A region of Natribaculum luteum DNA encodes the following proteins:
- a CDS encoding 50S ribosomal protein L15e produces the protein MARSFYSHIKEAWKDPDDGKLGELQWQRKQEWRKQGAIERIDRPTRLDKARELGYKAKQGIVLARVSVRKGTARKQRFKAGRRSKRQGVNRIGRRKNIQRIGEERVTRKYPNLRVLNSYWVGEDGSQKWFEVILVDPNHPAIQNDDDLNWICDDVHENRALRGLTNAGKDNRGLYNRGKGAEKVRPSNTGGQGRAK, from the coding sequence ATGGCACGAAGCTTCTACTCCCACATCAAGGAAGCGTGGAAAGACCCCGACGACGGCAAACTCGGCGAACTGCAGTGGCAGCGAAAGCAGGAGTGGCGCAAGCAGGGCGCGATCGAGCGCATCGACCGCCCGACTCGCCTGGACAAGGCCCGCGAACTGGGCTACAAGGCGAAACAGGGCATCGTTCTCGCCCGCGTCTCGGTCCGCAAGGGGACGGCCCGCAAGCAGCGTTTCAAAGCGGGTCGCCGCTCGAAGCGTCAGGGCGTCAACCGCATCGGCCGCCGCAAGAACATCCAGCGCATCGGCGAGGAGCGCGTCACCCGGAAGTACCCCAACCTGCGGGTACTCAACAGCTACTGGGTTGGCGAAGATGGCAGCCAGAAGTGGTTCGAAGTGATCCTCGTCGATCCGAACCACCCTGCCATCCAGAACGACGACGACCTCAACTGGATCTGTGACGACGTCCACGAGAACCGCGCATTGCGCGGCCTCACGAACGCCGGCAAGGACAACCGCGGACTGTACAACCGCGGGAAAGGTGCAGAGAAGGTCCGCCCGAGCAACACCGGTGGGCAGGGCCGCGCGAAGTAA
- a CDS encoding PstS family phosphate ABC transporter substrate-binding protein, whose product MVQDSERLSDLVSRRKFMLASGAAGAATLAGCSSQGSETNTSDSNGGNSDDGAGATDESSGNNSNPSSLTADGSSTVYPITNLASSLWNGNPPADDQEYWGPGQYDIDTDENLADYWAGLYGFEATGERSVPPFQTQVALSHSGTGVEGVINDRVDIGDASSTAESILGSDHEAMDDIVDHVVGVDGQPIVVSREIYDAGVTQITGDELRAIYKQEITNWSELGGPNKDIYAIGRAEDSGTDTAFRANLYGDPDEPIEPDTRKGQNQQVATLVEQNDNAIAYIALAFVEPDGATPPIGLELDGTLYEYGKNLGAKGYPLSRDLHCYTFEGTDERESAFINMILSDFGQQYFVEPNNYFKLPPERREEERAKLADQA is encoded by the coding sequence ATGGTGCAAGACTCAGAGCGTCTGTCCGACCTGGTATCGCGGCGGAAATTTATGCTCGCTTCGGGCGCGGCCGGTGCTGCAACGCTCGCAGGGTGTTCGAGTCAAGGCTCGGAGACGAACACGTCTGATTCGAACGGCGGCAATTCCGACGACGGTGCCGGCGCAACCGACGAATCCTCAGGGAACAACTCGAATCCCTCGTCACTGACCGCTGACGGTTCCTCAACGGTGTACCCGATTACCAATCTGGCCTCGTCGCTGTGGAACGGTAATCCGCCGGCGGACGACCAGGAGTACTGGGGTCCCGGCCAGTACGACATCGACACGGACGAGAACCTCGCCGACTACTGGGCCGGCCTCTACGGCTTCGAGGCGACAGGAGAGCGCAGTGTCCCCCCGTTCCAGACGCAGGTGGCGCTCAGCCACTCCGGCACCGGCGTCGAGGGTGTCATCAACGATCGCGTCGATATCGGTGACGCCAGCTCGACGGCCGAGTCGATCCTCGGCTCCGACCACGAGGCGATGGACGACATCGTCGACCACGTCGTCGGCGTCGACGGCCAGCCCATCGTCGTAAGCCGGGAGATCTACGACGCAGGCGTGACTCAGATCACGGGAGACGAACTCCGGGCGATCTACAAGCAGGAGATCACCAACTGGAGCGAACTCGGTGGGCCCAACAAGGACATCTACGCGATCGGCCGTGCGGAGGACTCCGGCACCGACACCGCGTTCCGAGCCAATCTCTACGGCGACCCCGACGAACCGATCGAACCCGATACTCGCAAGGGACAGAACCAGCAGGTGGCGACCCTCGTCGAGCAGAACGACAACGCCATCGCCTACATCGCACTCGCGTTCGTCGAACCCGATGGTGCCACGCCGCCTATCGGCCTCGAACTCGACGGCACGCTCTACGAGTATGGCAAGAACCTCGGTGCGAAGGGCTACCCACTCAGCCGCGACCTCCACTGTTACACCTTCGAGGGAACCGACGAGCGTGAGAGCGCATTCATCAACATGATTCTCTCGGACTTCGGTCAGCAGTACTTCGTCGAGCCGAACAACTACTTCAAGCTCCCACCGGAGCGCCGCGAGGAAGAGCGTGCGAAGCTCGCGGATCAGGCCTAA
- the phoU gene encoding phosphate signaling complex protein PhoU — MTRETYQQSLDSLRNDVLEMGSLVVERLEVGLESVVNEDQSLAREVIEGDADVNETYLTLENQCVDLFALQQPVASDLRFITASFKIITDLERVGDLAANLAQYALTAKRKFTPEVAIEDIGHNARALLTRSLEAYETEDVDACREIAASDDDVDALCQRASETVTRDLIEREADSGDPWAVEQLLDDVSRVLLTIRDLERIADHAVNIAARTLYMAENDPALIY; from the coding sequence GTGACACGAGAGACATACCAGCAATCGCTGGATTCCCTCCGGAACGACGTCCTCGAGATGGGTTCGCTCGTCGTCGAACGGCTCGAGGTCGGGCTGGAGAGCGTAGTCAACGAGGATCAATCACTGGCCCGGGAAGTCATCGAGGGCGATGCAGACGTAAACGAGACGTACCTCACACTGGAAAACCAGTGTGTCGACTTATTCGCCCTCCAGCAGCCAGTGGCGAGTGATCTCCGCTTCATCACGGCCTCGTTCAAAATCATCACAGACCTCGAACGCGTCGGGGATTTGGCAGCCAATCTGGCACAGTACGCACTGACAGCGAAGCGCAAATTCACGCCCGAAGTCGCCATCGAGGACATCGGTCACAACGCAAGGGCCCTCCTCACGCGAAGTCTCGAAGCGTACGAAACCGAAGACGTCGACGCGTGTCGGGAGATCGCAGCCAGCGACGACGACGTCGATGCCCTCTGTCAGCGGGCGAGCGAAACCGTTACGCGGGACTTGATCGAGCGCGAGGCAGACAGCGGCGATCCGTGGGCGGTCGAACAACTACTCGACGACGTCTCGCGTGTACTGTTGACGATTCGTGACCTCGAACGGATCGCCGACCACGCCGTGAATATTGCAGCACGGACCCTGTACATGGCCGAGAACGACCCTGCCCTCATCTATTGA
- the pstC gene encoding phosphate ABC transporter permease subunit PstC, which yields MQRRTTRIVRTAADLDRPSLLLATAQILLITGAFAGFLLRSTWTVTLLYGFLLVAGIGWGVRQALTAKVVTFLMTATTFVTLGLIAVFLVLEAIPVFRHAGLGLVWLFGSTEWSASQGQFSLVPMFWGTALTTAIAILVAAPFGIAGALFISDIAPDWLRDIVKPAVELLAGIPSIVYGFIGFTVINPYVGNLLSINPGALFAIGLVIGFMALPTVVSVAEDALSAVPEEMKDGSVAMGVTDWQTMKSVSIPTAFSGISAAVLLGVGRAIGETMAATVMISHSRRLPEPELYNVFDSTETLTTFIAASYGHVTPGQLFWSALFAAGVFLLVIVTGLGIVSQLIEQRMNRKLQEGQ from the coding sequence ATGCAGCGCCGGACGACCAGGATTGTTCGGACGGCGGCGGACTTGGATCGGCCGAGTCTGCTTCTCGCGACCGCACAGATACTTCTGATCACCGGGGCGTTTGCTGGCTTTCTCCTGCGGTCGACCTGGACCGTGACACTCCTGTACGGCTTCCTACTGGTCGCTGGGATCGGCTGGGGCGTCCGACAAGCACTGACGGCGAAGGTGGTGACGTTCTTGATGACGGCGACGACGTTCGTGACACTCGGGCTCATCGCCGTGTTTCTGGTCCTCGAGGCGATCCCGGTGTTTCGTCACGCTGGCCTCGGGCTCGTGTGGCTGTTCGGCTCGACCGAATGGAGCGCCTCCCAGGGCCAGTTTTCACTCGTGCCGATGTTCTGGGGTACCGCCCTCACGACGGCCATCGCGATCCTCGTCGCGGCACCGTTTGGGATCGCGGGCGCGCTGTTCATCAGCGATATCGCCCCCGACTGGCTCCGTGACATCGTCAAGCCGGCGGTCGAACTCCTGGCTGGCATTCCATCGATCGTGTACGGGTTCATCGGCTTCACGGTCATCAACCCGTATGTCGGCAATCTCCTCTCGATCAATCCCGGAGCGCTGTTCGCCATCGGACTGGTCATCGGGTTCATGGCACTGCCCACGGTCGTTTCCGTGGCTGAAGATGCTCTCTCGGCCGTTCCCGAGGAAATGAAGGACGGCTCGGTGGCGATGGGTGTGACGGACTGGCAGACGATGAAGAGTGTCTCTATCCCGACGGCGTTCTCCGGAATCTCTGCGGCCGTCCTGCTCGGAGTCGGTCGGGCGATCGGTGAGACCATGGCTGCAACCGTCATGATCTCGCACAGTCGTCGACTGCCTGAACCGGAGCTGTACAACGTCTTCGACAGCACGGAGACGCTCACGACCTTTATCGCCGCCAGCTACGGACACGTGACGCCCGGACAGCTGTTCTGGAGCGCGCTGTTTGCCGCTGGCGTCTTCCTGCTGGTGATCGTCACGGGACTGGGCATCGTCTCACAGCTCATCGAACAGCGGATGAACCGCAAGCTGCAGGAGGGACAATGA
- a CDS encoding lipoate--protein ligase family protein: MTDLADREWRVIRDEPRDGPMQMALEEVAGETALEEDVRTVRVYSWEPSTLSLGYRQEPETVDWDFCEREGIGVTRRQTGGGGIYHDSYADISYTIVAPAAEVPGDLMECYGLFCEPILAALERMGVDADFASEAQAAIYQPSCYLRDIHPAHDVVADGQKISGNAQYRQRDVVIQHGSISYDLEPQRHLGVFAGHDVSTETFTDRVTSIREQAGINREEAVETIVDALAKWCDADAGSWCEGELEDARALAARKYGTDAWRRRREVLDAGERPK; this comes from the coding sequence ATGACCGACCTCGCAGACCGGGAGTGGCGGGTCATCAGGGACGAGCCGCGGGACGGACCGATGCAGATGGCACTCGAGGAAGTCGCCGGGGAGACGGCACTCGAGGAGGACGTCAGGACGGTCCGCGTCTACTCGTGGGAACCGAGCACGCTCTCGCTTGGCTACCGGCAGGAACCCGAGACGGTCGACTGGGACTTCTGCGAGCGGGAAGGGATCGGCGTCACTCGCCGCCAGACCGGCGGCGGCGGGATCTACCACGACTCGTACGCCGACATCTCGTATACGATCGTCGCGCCCGCCGCGGAGGTTCCCGGAGATCTGATGGAGTGTTACGGCCTGTTCTGCGAGCCGATCCTCGCAGCCCTGGAGCGGATGGGCGTCGACGCCGACTTCGCCAGCGAAGCGCAGGCAGCGATCTACCAGCCGTCGTGTTACCTGCGGGACATCCACCCGGCACACGACGTCGTCGCCGATGGGCAGAAGATCAGCGGCAACGCCCAGTACCGCCAGCGCGACGTCGTGATCCAGCACGGCTCGATCAGCTACGACCTCGAGCCACAGCGACACCTCGGAGTCTTCGCCGGCCACGACGTCTCGACCGAGACGTTCACCGATCGGGTGACGAGCATCCGCGAGCAGGCCGGGATCAACCGTGAGGAGGCCGTCGAGACGATCGTCGACGCGCTCGCGAAGTGGTGTGACGCCGACGCCGGGTCCTGGTGCGAGGGCGAACTCGAGGACGCGCGCGCCCTTGCCGCCCGCAAGTATGGCACCGACGCGTGGCGTCGCAGGCGGGAAGTGCTCGATGCGGGCGAGCGCCCGAAGTAG
- a CDS encoding rhodanese-like domain-containing protein, producing the protein MQRASKLRRRRLLAVVGGSLAVTAGCLGSDDDEDDNNNDDTDDTDDTDDTDDTNDTDDTNDNSSDNSSDDGNSSDEDYEIKHYRDTEIPLLPLEDAYEWHQNDSARFVDARSPEQYDLLRIEGAVSSPAPDGLASDDPVAEWSSDQTMVIYCECKDMVESANRAVALINEGYENVYVLAPGEDSSGFTRWVEHDYPLAGSLTEDE; encoded by the coding sequence ATGCAGCGCGCATCCAAACTCCGTCGCCGCCGGCTGCTCGCGGTCGTCGGCGGTTCGCTCGCGGTGACCGCCGGTTGCCTCGGCAGCGACGACGACGAGGACGACAATAACAACGACGATACCGACGACACTGACGACACCGACGACACCGACGACACCAACGACACCGACGACACCAACGACAACAGCAGCGACAACAGCAGCGACGACGGCAACAGCTCAGACGAGGATTACGAGATCAAACACTACCGAGACACCGAGATCCCGCTTCTCCCGCTCGAGGACGCCTACGAGTGGCACCAGAACGACTCTGCTCGCTTCGTCGACGCCAGAAGCCCGGAGCAGTACGACCTGCTACGCATCGAGGGTGCCGTCTCGAGTCCCGCTCCCGACGGACTCGCGAGCGACGACCCCGTCGCCGAGTGGTCGAGTGATCAAACGATGGTCATCTACTGCGAATGCAAGGACATGGTCGAATCCGCCAACCGTGCGGTCGCCCTGATCAACGAGGGTTACGAGAATGTCTACGTCCTCGCCCCCGGTGAGGACTCGAGTGGGTTTACGCGGTGGGTCGAACACGACTACCCGCTCGCCGGATCGCTCACCGAAGACGAGTAA
- a CDS encoding deoxyribonuclease IV: MNVGAHVSISGSRVSSDEETPPYDDIRNAVCRQVAFGGNCGQIFTTSPQVWAKPEISAEAAAGFREESDEKLEGPWVIHSSYLVNLCTPKEDLRRKSKESMQAELDAADTLGIPYVNVHLGAHTGAGVEGGLDNAAGVIDDLDVPEGVTILIESDAGSGTKLGGEFDHLAGIIDRTETDIGICIDTAHTLVAGNDLTTPEAVDETVGRFDDVVGLEYLEYIHLNDSKHDVGTHKDEHAHIGEGYIGEDGMRAIVNHPDLRDLPFALETPTEDGRGFAWNIQKVKELREE; encoded by the coding sequence ATGAACGTCGGTGCACACGTTTCGATCTCCGGATCGCGCGTCTCATCGGACGAGGAGACGCCGCCGTACGACGACATCCGCAACGCCGTCTGCCGACAGGTCGCCTTCGGCGGCAACTGCGGGCAGATCTTCACCACCTCGCCGCAGGTCTGGGCCAAACCCGAAATCTCCGCGGAGGCCGCCGCAGGCTTTCGGGAGGAAAGCGACGAAAAACTCGAGGGGCCGTGGGTGATCCACTCGTCGTACCTGGTCAACCTCTGTACGCCCAAAGAGGATCTCCGCCGGAAGTCCAAAGAGAGCATGCAGGCCGAACTCGACGCCGCCGACACACTGGGAATTCCGTACGTAAACGTCCACCTCGGCGCCCACACGGGCGCGGGCGTCGAGGGCGGGCTCGACAACGCGGCAGGCGTCATCGACGACCTCGACGTTCCCGAGGGCGTGACGATCCTGATCGAGTCCGACGCCGGCAGCGGCACCAAACTCGGCGGCGAGTTCGACCACCTCGCGGGAATCATCGACCGCACCGAGACCGACATCGGAATCTGCATCGACACCGCCCACACGCTGGTCGCGGGCAACGACCTCACCACGCCCGAGGCCGTCGACGAGACCGTCGGCCGGTTCGACGACGTGGTCGGCCTCGAGTACCTCGAGTACATCCACCTCAACGACTCGAAACACGACGTGGGCACCCACAAGGACGAACACGCCCACATCGGCGAGGGTTACATCGGCGAGGACGGCATGCGCGCGATCGTGAACCATCCCGACCTTCGGGACCTGCCCTTTGCGCTCGAGACGCCCACCGAGGACGGCCGCGGCTTCGCCTGGAACATCCAGAAGGTCAAAGAGTTGCGCGAGGAGTGA
- a CDS encoding universal stress protein has product MATKHVLVPVDDSDRATQALEFVLEEYPDAKITALHVIDPGDFYAATGIEGGAMANYEQIRENHERRAEQILERAREQADEAGVEIETDHVLGGVSRTIIEYADEHDADQIVIGSHGRTGASRILLGSVAEKVARRSPVPVTIIR; this is encoded by the coding sequence ATGGCAACGAAACACGTGTTGGTGCCAGTCGACGACTCGGATCGTGCAACGCAGGCACTCGAGTTCGTTCTCGAGGAGTATCCGGACGCGAAGATCACGGCCTTACACGTCATCGACCCCGGCGACTTCTACGCGGCGACCGGAATCGAAGGCGGCGCGATGGCCAACTACGAGCAGATCCGCGAGAACCACGAGCGACGAGCGGAGCAGATCCTCGAACGCGCACGCGAACAGGCCGACGAGGCCGGCGTCGAGATCGAGACGGACCACGTCCTCGGCGGCGTCTCGCGGACGATCATCGAGTACGCGGACGAACACGACGCCGATCAGATCGTCATCGGCAGCCACGGTCGGACGGGTGCGAGTCGGATCCTGCTGGGGAGCGTCGCCGAGAAGGTCGCCCGCCGGTCGCCGGTGCCGGTGACGATCATTCGCTAG
- the pstB gene encoding phosphate ABC transporter ATP-binding protein PstB, with amino-acid sequence MTESSMNTTTAERTDSEEATSSSETTAGESDEQTSAAWREYSFAGDPVLSVEDLNVWYDDDHALKDISIDIPEESVTALIGPSGCGKSTFLRCLNRMNDRIKSARIEGSVSFNEQDIYADGANLVELRKRIGMVFQHPNPFPKSIRDNVAYAPRKHGELDRGLVPRLLGREETEKEDELVEQCLRDAALWDEVEGRLDDNALGLSGGQQQRLCIARCLAVDPEVILMDEPASALDPIATAKVEDLIEDLAEDYTVVIVTHNMQQAARISDQTAVFLTGGELVEYGDTDQVFEDPQSQRVEDYITGKFG; translated from the coding sequence ATGACGGAATCCAGTATGAACACCACGACAGCGGAACGAACCGACTCGGAGGAAGCCACGTCGAGTAGTGAAACGACTGCCGGCGAAAGTGACGAACAGACGAGCGCAGCGTGGCGAGAGTACTCGTTCGCCGGCGATCCGGTCCTCTCGGTCGAGGACCTGAACGTCTGGTACGACGACGATCACGCACTGAAAGACATCTCGATCGACATCCCCGAAGAGAGTGTAACGGCGCTCATCGGGCCGTCGGGATGTGGTAAGTCCACGTTCCTCCGGTGTCTCAACCGGATGAACGACCGGATCAAGAGTGCCCGCATCGAGGGCTCCGTCTCGTTTAACGAGCAGGATATCTACGCCGACGGGGCCAACCTCGTCGAACTTCGAAAACGTATCGGCATGGTATTCCAGCATCCAAATCCGTTCCCGAAGTCGATACGGGACAACGTCGCGTACGCCCCGCGCAAGCACGGCGAACTCGATCGTGGACTCGTTCCGAGATTGCTCGGACGAGAGGAGACCGAAAAAGAGGACGAGCTGGTAGAGCAGTGTCTTCGCGATGCAGCCCTCTGGGACGAGGTCGAGGGTCGTCTCGACGATAACGCACTCGGTCTTTCGGGCGGCCAGCAACAGCGGCTGTGCATCGCTCGGTGTCTCGCTGTCGACCCGGAGGTCATCCTGATGGACGAGCCGGCCTCGGCGCTCGACCCGATCGCCACCGCGAAAGTCGAGGACCTCATCGAAGATCTCGCCGAGGACTACACGGTCGTGATCGTCACGCACAACATGCAGCAGGCGGCACGCATCTCCGACCAGACAGCCGTGTTCCTGACTGGCGGCGAGCTCGTGGAGTACGGCGACACTGACCAGGTGTTCGAGGACCCACAGAGCCAGCGCGTCGAGGATTACATCACCGGCAAGTTCGGGTGA
- a CDS encoding serine/threonine-protein kinase RIO2 produces the protein MVRNVAGLLPELETEDFYLLSGVEQGMRFSEWVQREKLPRFSGLSPEEVDYRLERCLKRGLIEKKTIQYEGYTLQFEGYDVLALHALVERETISEFGAPLGVGKESDVYEVRSYKPLALKYHREGYTNFREVNKERDYTSDKRHVSWMYTARKAAEREYEILESMYPDVAVPQPIDQNRHAIVMEKMDGVELSRAKLDDEQVVGVLELLLRELTRAHEKGYVHADMSEYNVFVSEEGVTIFDWPQAVATDHENASEFLRRDVSNLVGYFRRKYPRVVPDVDVDDVAAAIADESFDSLEDI, from the coding sequence ATGGTGCGGAACGTCGCCGGCCTCTTGCCGGAACTCGAGACGGAAGACTTCTATCTACTGTCGGGCGTCGAACAGGGGATGCGCTTCTCGGAGTGGGTCCAGCGCGAGAAACTGCCCCGCTTTTCGGGACTGTCCCCCGAGGAGGTCGACTACCGACTCGAGCGGTGTCTCAAACGCGGGCTGATCGAGAAGAAGACGATCCAGTACGAGGGGTACACCCTCCAGTTCGAGGGGTACGACGTCCTCGCGCTCCACGCCCTGGTCGAACGGGAGACGATCTCCGAGTTCGGCGCACCGCTGGGCGTCGGCAAGGAGAGCGACGTCTACGAGGTGCGCTCGTACAAGCCGCTCGCGCTGAAGTATCACCGCGAGGGCTATACGAACTTCCGCGAGGTGAACAAAGAGCGCGACTACACCTCCGACAAGCGACACGTCTCCTGGATGTACACGGCCCGGAAGGCCGCCGAGCGCGAGTACGAGATCCTCGAGTCGATGTATCCCGACGTGGCCGTCCCCCAACCGATCGACCAGAACCGCCACGCGATCGTCATGGAGAAGATGGACGGCGTCGAACTCTCGCGGGCGAAACTCGACGACGAGCAGGTCGTCGGCGTCCTCGAGCTGTTACTTCGCGAACTTACGCGTGCACACGAGAAGGGATACGTTCACGCCGACATGAGCGAGTACAACGTCTTCGTGAGCGAGGAAGGCGTGACGATCTTCGACTGGCCCCAGGCGGTGGCGACCGACCACGAGAACGCATCCGAGTTCCTCCGGCGCGACGTCTCCAACCTGGTCGGCTACTTCCGCCGGAAGTATCCCCGCGTCGTCCCCGACGTCGACGTCGACGACGTCGCCGCCGCGATCGCAGACGAATCGTTCGACTCGCTCGAGGACATCTAG
- a CDS encoding phosphate signaling complex PhoU family protein — METRKIQTVSSGTYTVSLPKEWAESQDITAGDTVSLHTHIDGVLALQAQECTDDTPERIAVQVAHADAEPLERTLRAAYAVGAKEVRLEAVDCFTTDQRRIVDQVARNLTGVSVTAESESTITVRTLLDTEEVSVRQSVCQLKFVALSMHRDATAAVTEDTDPGNLADRDDQADRLYAMIDWSFARGLARLGEVDALGLTRPELFELWGTTRELERVADHAEGIATVAAEIDVAVDDSIKNDLREIAATAREIVADAVSVIVGDVSVETAQQALTARDRVREEIATLERRLEESSDEGTQLGPVLDRLRRTAEHGGNIAEFGLRHAIRHGELTEPPQEAANAEDSTRESHASTGG; from the coding sequence ATGGAGACACGCAAAATACAGACGGTCAGCAGCGGAACCTACACCGTGTCACTCCCCAAAGAGTGGGCCGAGTCCCAGGACATCACTGCAGGCGATACCGTCAGCCTGCATACACACATCGACGGAGTGCTCGCCCTCCAGGCCCAGGAGTGTACGGACGACACGCCCGAACGAATCGCCGTCCAGGTCGCTCACGCCGACGCCGAGCCACTCGAGCGGACCCTGCGGGCAGCCTACGCCGTCGGTGCGAAGGAAGTGCGACTCGAGGCCGTCGATTGTTTTACGACCGACCAGCGACGCATCGTCGACCAGGTTGCCAGAAACCTCACTGGGGTGTCGGTCACTGCGGAGTCCGAATCGACGATCACGGTTCGAACGCTCCTCGATACCGAGGAGGTGTCGGTTCGACAGTCGGTGTGCCAGCTCAAGTTCGTCGCACTATCGATGCATCGCGATGCAACGGCTGCGGTGACTGAGGACACAGATCCCGGAAATCTGGCCGATCGCGACGATCAGGCCGATCGCCTCTACGCGATGATCGACTGGTCCTTTGCTCGGGGGCTCGCACGTCTCGGCGAGGTCGATGCGCTGGGATTGACCCGTCCGGAGTTGTTCGAACTGTGGGGGACGACTCGCGAGCTAGAGCGCGTTGCCGACCACGCCGAAGGCATAGCAACCGTCGCCGCCGAAATCGATGTGGCCGTGGACGATTCGATCAAAAATGACCTCCGTGAGATTGCAGCGACGGCACGCGAGATCGTTGCGGACGCGGTGAGTGTCATCGTCGGCGACGTGAGCGTCGAAACCGCACAACAGGCGTTGACTGCTCGTGATCGGGTACGCGAAGAAATAGCGACACTCGAGCGCCGATTGGAGGAATCGTCGGACGAAGGCACCCAACTCGGACCGGTTCTCGATAGATTGCGGCGGACAGCCGAACACGGGGGGAACATTGCGGAGTTCGGACTCCGACACGCCATCCGCCACGGTGAACTGACGGAACCACCCCAGGAGGCTGCGAACGCGGAGGACTCGACTCGAGAGTCTCACGCCTCGACTGGAGGGTGA
- a CDS encoding class I SAM-dependent methyltransferase: MREFSADYLSWTREGMWADSRDALSPLELENRERVLDVGCGTGELSRVLAAECPGKVVGCDADVGLLERAREHVPVVAGDALRLPFPDDAFDLVVCQALLINLPDPAAAVDEFARVSSDLVAAVEPDNGAVRVDSSVPAEARLERRARRAYLKGVETDVTLGAETRDAFADAGVDVLETLRYDHDRTIAPPYDEHALAAARRKATGAGLAGDRATMLESDLSAEGYDDLKNAWREMGRTVVDQMRDGEYRRTEVVPFYVTVGRV; encoded by the coding sequence GTGCGCGAGTTCTCCGCCGACTACCTGTCCTGGACCCGCGAGGGAATGTGGGCCGACTCCCGGGACGCTCTGTCCCCGCTCGAGCTGGAAAACCGCGAGCGCGTCCTCGACGTCGGCTGTGGCACCGGCGAGTTGAGCCGCGTCCTCGCCGCCGAGTGTCCGGGCAAGGTCGTCGGCTGTGACGCCGACGTGGGACTGCTCGAGCGCGCCCGCGAACACGTCCCAGTCGTCGCGGGCGACGCGTTGCGGTTGCCGTTCCCGGACGACGCCTTCGATCTCGTCGTCTGTCAGGCACTGTTGATCAACCTCCCCGACCCCGCCGCCGCCGTCGACGAGTTCGCCCGCGTCTCGAGCGACCTCGTGGCCGCCGTCGAACCCGACAACGGCGCGGTCCGGGTCGACTCGAGCGTCCCGGCGGAGGCGAGACTCGAGCGGCGGGCTCGCCGGGCCTACCTCAAGGGCGTCGAGACCGACGTCACCCTCGGCGCGGAGACGCGAGACGCGTTCGCGGACGCCGGCGTGGACGTCCTCGAGACACTACGGTACGATCACGACCGGACGATCGCCCCGCCGTACGACGAACACGCCCTCGCCGCCGCGCGGCGAAAGGCGACGGGGGCCGGACTGGCCGGTGACCGGGCGACGATGCTCGAGAGCGACCTCTCTGCGGAAGGATACGACGATCTCAAAAACGCGTGGCGCGAGATGGGGCGAACCGTCGTCGACCAGATGCGCGACGGCGAGTACCGCCGGACGGAAGTCGTACCGTTCTACGTGACCGTCGGACGTGTGTGA